AGTCCCTCGCCGCCTGTGCGGCGGACTCCGCGGTAGCGCGATGCTGGATCGCCCGCGCTCTGACCGAGTGGACGAACCGAACGCACCCAGTCGCGGGCGGCCCTCGAACGGGAGAAGCCCCACCGATCACGGACACTCGGCAGAACGCGTCGATAGTCTCCGCAGGTTGTGGCGAGAGGGTCTTGTTGAGAGTGAGCGGCAACCTCTGAAAGGGGCACTGGCAACAGCGCTCCTTGAGACTCGCCTGGACCGGGGATAGTCACCTCACCCTAGGATCGGCTACGTGCCGACAGTGACAACGCCCGACGCCGACATTTTTTACACCGACAGTGGGGGAGAGGGGCCCGTACTTCTACTCGGGCACGGGTTCTTCATGGACTCATCCATGTTCACGCCCCAGGTGCGCGATCTATCCCCGGACCTCCGGGTTGTGACCTGGGATGCGCGCCGCCACGGAAAGACTACCGATGCGGGTATGCCGTTCACATACTGGGACCTCGCACGCGACGCCCTCGCCGTCCTCGACGACCTCGGCGTCGAGAAGGCAATCATCGGGGGCATGTCCCAGGGCGGCTATACCGCGCTGCGCACAGCACTCCTCGCACCGGAGCGCACGACGGCTCTGATCTTGCTCGACACGGAAGCCTCAGCCTGTACGCCCGAGCAGAAGTCCGGATACCGCGTCCTGTTCGATCAATGGTGCAGCACAGAGCCACTCGAACCGCTCACCAGCGCACTTGCCCCCCAACTGATCGGTGGAGAACCTGCGGATTGGACGTCGTGGATCAGCAAATGGAACAGCAGCGATCGCATGGCTGTCCGGCCAGCCGCGGAGTGCCTTATCGAACGCGACGACGTCGTGGACCGACTCTCCGACATTGATGTTCCGGCGTTGATCATCCGTGGGGAAAATGACCTGTCAGCGCCCGCAGAGAAGGCGGACGAGCTCAAAGCAGGTCTTCCTGGTGCTGCGCCAGTTGTCACGATCCCGGTCGCCGGCCATGCCGCAAACTGGACACACCCCGAGCCGGTCAACGCGGCGATCACTGCGTTCGTCAAGGCGCTCCGCTAGTTCAGGAGGCGGGGAGGCGCACTCCGAGGTACATCTGCAGCGGATACTTGCCCCGCATCTCCGCGTGGACCTGCACGTGCACGCTGTAATGCTCACCAGTCTCGGCGTCGCGGAGGTGCATGAACGGCTGGTGCCGGCCGAACCGGATTTCTTCGCGTGACCACAGTTCGCGGAAGAGAGGGAACGCGCTCAACTCTTCGAGGGTTTCCACCGCCCAGTCGGGGTTGTAGTAGCGACCCATCAGCGCGCGGAACCAGCTGACGGTCAAGGCGGCTTCCGCCTCCCACTCCACCATGACCTTCATTGATGCCGGAGTCGAGAAGAACCAGCGCAACACGTTTCCCTCGTCGACCAGTCCAGGGAACGCCTTGTCGTACGCCGAGTTACAGTCGATGACGTTCCAGCGTTCGTCGAGGTACGCCACCAGGTGCGGGTTCAGCGCCGCGATGGCGGTCTTCATGTCCGGGGTAATCAGTGTCCGATAGTCGGCGATCGTCCAGGGTGTCGTGGTGTCCTCACGCTCGGTCTGTGTTCGCCGTGCCAGATTGAAAAGGTGCCGACGTTCTGCATCATCGAGACAGAGTGCGTTGGCGGTGGCGTCGAGAACCTGTGGAGAAGGACTCGCGTCCTTAACGTTTCCTTCCAGCCGCGCGATGTAGCTGACACTCAAATAGATTTCTTCGCCCAGTTGGGCCCGAGTCATACCATCCGGGTGCTTCGGCGTTGCCCGGGTGCGCCGAGCACGAATGAAATCACCGAGACTCGGCGGACTGATCGAGTCCATTGCTTGGCCTTTCCGATAGCGAA
This genomic window from Rhodococcus pseudokoreensis contains:
- a CDS encoding alpha/beta fold hydrolase, coding for MTTPDADIFYTDSGGEGPVLLLGHGFFMDSSMFTPQVRDLSPDLRVVTWDARRHGKTTDAGMPFTYWDLARDALAVLDDLGVEKAIIGGMSQGGYTALRTALLAPERTTALILLDTEASACTPEQKSGYRVLFDQWCSTEPLEPLTSALAPQLIGGEPADWTSWISKWNSSDRMAVRPAAECLIERDDVVDRLSDIDVPALIIRGENDLSAPAEKADELKAGLPGAAPVVTIPVAGHAANWTHPEPVNAAITAFVKALR